CAGTTATGATTGGGTAAATGCTATTGCTGTTTCAGGAGACGGAAGAACAATCGCAGCAGGTTCTTTGCGATTTGAAGGAGGAGGTATATACAGCGGTGAACTTGCAGTATTTGATACAACAAGTAATGAACCGTTATGGATATATCAATCTGTTAATGATGCGCTCACAGCAATTGACATATCACAGACCGGTTCTCTGATTGCAGCAGCAAGCTATGGGCCTTTGGACGATAACGGCGATGATTTTTGGCTTTTTAACAGAACCGGTAATGAACCTGTTTTTGCATTTACCTGTCAAGGGTCTCCGTTTGATATTGACCTTTCCGCTGACGGAACAAAATGTATTGTCGGGGGAAAAGCTATACACGCCAGAGTATCAGGACACGGAGGCAAATTATATTATTTTGATTTAAACCCTACGCTTTATTCTGTTTCAGGAACTGTAACCGATATTAATACAAATGCACAATTAGAAGGTGCTTTAATTACTATTGGGACTTCTTATACCAATACAACCAATTCCTCCGGTTTTTACAATATTGAAAATGTAGAAGCGGGAACTTATACTTTAACATGCGAATTAACTGGATATGAAACATATACAACGGTTATTAATGTTGAAGGCGACGAAACAATTGATATTGAGTTGCAGAATTCATCAGGTATAGATAATCCGTTTGTTTTACAAAAAAATGTATCTGCTGTAAATTATCCAAACCCGTTTAACTCTGAAACAACAATTAATTACAGCATTCCTGTAAGCAGCAATGTAATTATTGAAATTTATGATATTCAAGGAAAAAAAATAAAAACTTTGGTAAACGAATATCATGCATTAGGGAATCATTCGGTAGTTTGGAACGGAACAAATGAAAATGAAATTCCGACAGGAACCGGAATTTACTTTTACAGATTAAAAACGGATAATAATATTGTTCTCAAAAAAATCATACTGATAAAATAGTTTAACATTAAATTTGTTATACAAAACTGCTGTCAAGATAATTAATAGCAGTTATTTTAATCAATACTTCGTTAAGCATTTGTAATTCGCTGATATTAAAAAGACAGCGAGGCATCGTTTGTTCGTGTAATTATTTAGGAATCAAAACGTTAGCGGCAACACATTTAAAAATTTAACAAAGTATTGTTTAATATATTTAAAAAAGAAAAATGAATAAAAAATATTTGATAAAAGGAATTATATTAGTAATTATGTTATTTGTATTTCCTTCGTTGTATGCGCAGGAATGGAATGAACTAACAAAAATTACGGTTTCTGAAGGTTCAGATTTTGATGAATTCGGCGGCGCGGTCTCTGTTTGCGGCGATTACGCAGTTATAGGAGCACGCAAGGACGATGATATTGCTGTTGATTGCGGCTCTGTGTATATTTTTATAAAAGAAGACGGGGTTTGGAATCTGCAGGCACAATTATTAGCTTCTGATGCTTCTGCACAAAGTCAATTCGGCAATTCAGTTTCTATTTCCGGCGATTATGTCGCAGTAGGAGCATATACATCAAGTGATAACGGATTATATTCAGGGTCTGCTTATATCTTCAAGCGAGACGGTACAAACTGGAATCAAGAAGCAAAGTTATTACCTTCTGACGGTGCTGCTGATGATTGGTTTGCTAATTCAGTATCTGTTTTCGGTGATTATGTAGTAATTGGAACACCGTTTGACGATGATAACGGAGATAACAGCGGTTCTGCATATATTTTTAAAAGAGAAGACACAAATTGGAATCAAGAAGCAAAACTTTTAGCTTCTGATGGAGTTACGAATGATGAATTCGGTTTTACAGTTGCTGTTTCCGGAGATTATGTTGTTGTCGGAGCACCTTTAGACGGAGGCACTATCGGTTCAGCCTATATCTTTAAGCGTGAAGGAACAAGCTGGTCTCAGCAAG
Above is a genomic segment from Bacteroidales bacterium containing:
- a CDS encoding carboxypeptidase-like regulatory domain-containing protein, which gives rise to MKNIITLLLIMILAQSLITAQIPVQSEKIVTDFINGEKNIVKGFVIPEINNDSFKVVNTNSKSGLIWEAEAEWAICKSVGISDETYHSYIGWHTNDEAWAFFGETNNIPVWTYDINGAEELPHDITSDGTYMVGATGNTVYGFISASGTPDWIYTISNSGDDIFNIVISGDGETVYYVSGDDYDYSYITSVDISTSVVNWNFSLPEGGYGVQLVLSANDERLLIEKYYSTIVYSNNGDVLFDITRTTGAGAAPAVSDDGNIFVIGDYHGYATVYEYNEISEIYEEKWQYLFEGGSSYDWVNAIAVSGDGRTIAAGSLRFEGGGIYSGELAVFDTTSNEPLWIYQSVNDALTAIDISQTGSLIAAASYGPLDDNGDDFWLFNRTGNEPVFAFTCQGSPFDIDLSADGTKCIVGGKAIHARVSGHGGKLYYFDLNPTLYSVSGTVTDINTNAQLEGALITIGTSYTNTTNSSGFYNIENVEAGTYTLTCELTGYETYTTVINVEGDETIDIELQNSSGIDNPFVLQKNVSAVNYPNPFNSETTINYSIPVSSNVIIEIYDIQGKKIKTLVNEYHALGNHSVVWNGTNENEIPTGTGIYFYRLKTDNNIVLKKIILIK